The sequence below is a genomic window from Sneathiella sp. P13V-1.
GAAAAAACGACAAGATCAGGGCTCGAAACATCCAACAAGATGTTCTGTCCACCCTCAACCGCAACAACTGTACCGCTTGCACTGCCACTTACTGTACCGTTTTCCGTCTTCGCCATTATTCTATCCAATCTTGATTCAGGCTGATATTCCCAACTAAACAGCCAAATTCCCTCAAAAAGGCACACTCATGCCTATACAATTGTCGGTTAAACTACATACCCACTCCAGTTTCGTCATACCTCATTTGAGTGACTCTTAAGTTTTTTTACAATTTTGTATAAAAAAATTTCTATTCAGCATCCTCTCTTTTAGGGATGCCGCCCAAGATGACCCTACGTTAATTAATTATTAAGCATAAATGAATGCAATCGCATCGATAGCGCGGAACCTTCCGGATAATACTTTATAATATGGGGGCTGTAAAAATGATGTCAGGACGACCCTTTTCCCTTAGAAGAGGCGAAGAAATAAGTTGCAGTTCTGCAAGCCTCTTTTCTTCATCAAACAACAACTGCTATATTATTGTCGCATTTCTATCAGCCCCGTATTATGGTCTTTGACTAATTCAAGGGGCTCAGATGTCAGGGGGCAATCCATATGTCTTTGAAATTCCGCATTCCTGCTGGTGAGAAAATCATTGTAAATGGTGCAGTGATTACAAATACAAGTTCCAAAGCGATGCATTTCTCACTCGAGAATGATGCCTCCATAATGCGGGAGCGTGATATTCTGCTGCCAGATCAGGTCACAACACCACTACATAATGTCTATATGCAGGTTCAAATGATGTATATCGAACCTCAGAACCACGCAGAACATTATAAAGCCTTCCAGGAAGCCGCGCAGATGGCGTTCATATCTGTTGAAGATGACCCCACGCGCAATGTTATTTTTGAAGTTGTGGGCTTGGTCGGTGAAAAAAACTTCTACAATGCATTAAAGCTTCTGCAAAGGATTATGAAAGACTAGTTTATTAATCAAAGAATCTACGACTCTTAGATTCTGATTTTAGATATATCGCTCCTTTTATGGGCCGTGCAAATTGGAAGCGCGGCCTTTATTTTTGCAATAAATTATTTTCTCTTCATTTTTTCGCGCCCTTGTCTTCTATTAAAGAAATCCAAGTTTTCTAACCATCCTAATAGTTAACAAAAAGAAAACACCTAATTTCCTCCGCGAGTTAGCACCGCAAATAAAACTCATTAAGGCTTTGTTAGGAATTTCATTTCATAGTGCAATCACGGTTTCGAAGTGAACCGGGGCTCAAAAGAGCCGCTTTCGTCGCACAGCGACAAACTCTAAAATGAGGATTTACATTATGGCTTTTTCAGTTAATACCAACTCTAACGCCATGGCCGCATTGCGGTCTCTTTCTGCAACACAGAACAACATCACAAGCATTCAGGCACAGATTCAGTCTGGTTTGAAAATCGGTGGTGCTACTGATGACCCATCAACATTTGTGATTTCACAAGGTATGCGTGGTGACATTGGTTCTCTGAAAGCTGTTCAGGAAGGTCTAAACTTCGGTCAAGCGACTGTTGGCATGGCTCTAGCCGCAGCTACTCAGATTTCAGATCAGCTCACAGATCTTCAAGCCAAAGTTACACAGGCTGAAAACGAAGGTTTGGACACAGCGGTTCTGCAATCAGAAGCTGATGAAATGGTCTCCCAGATTGCTGGTATCGTTTCTAGTGCAGAATTCAATGGCATTAATCTGTTGGACAATGGCGGTACAACTTCAGGCTTGAACGTTCTTTCCGGCTTGAGTGGCTCTACACTCTCAATTGCAGAGCAAAATGCTACAACCACTGGACTGGGTATTGCAGGTTTGGATCTGACAGGCTCATACGCACGTATCGAGACTTCTGATGCCTTTAACCCAGCCGAATCCAACACATTCACCATTACCATTCAGGACGGTGCAAACGCTGACGTGGAAACACATATTTTCGAATTGACAGGTGATGGTAACGCACTGACATCTGCTCCAGACGAAAGCAATGCTGTTCCAGTTTATGTGCATGCTGTTGACGTGGACTTTACAGCGAACACTGGTGACTCTGGCCAGGCTATCATCGGTAAACTTGCTGATGTAATGCGTGAAGAAGGTTTCACTGTTACAATCAACGAAGATGGCTCATTTGATATTTCAAATGGTGGTCAAGAGTTGAACGTTGCAACAACAGTTGCAGCTGGTACAACAATCAACATTGACCAAGCCGGTACCGCGCTAGCAGACATTGACGCTGCTAAAACCAGCATCGGTACAATCATGACAACGCTTGGTACTTATGCCAACCGCTTGGAAAGTCAGGCTGAATTTACACAGATCCTGACAGATAAACTTGAAGAAGGTCTTGGCATTCTGGTAGACGCCAACCTGGCTGAAGTCTCTGCTAAGCTGCAGTCTGAACAGACTAAAGAACAGCTCGGTATTCAGTCTCTGTCTATCGCGAACGCTGCTTCTCAGTCTATCCTTGGATTGTTCCGTTAATCATGGAAAAGGTAAAGGCGGCTTTTGGGCCGCCTTTACCCCTCTTCTATCAGTATTTTTCTTTGAGGAGCTTATTCCATGTATGTTGATGTTTACAAAAAATCTTCCCTTGCTAACGAATCTAAGCGGGCTATTGAATACCGTATTTTTGCTGAAATCACTGGCGAACTCACCAAAGCAAATGACGAAGGCGCAGCCCCTCAGTCAAGAATTAACGCTTTGTTTAGAAATTCACAGCTATGGTTGACGCTAGAGGCAGATCTTGTCTCATCTGAAAACAAGCTGGATCACGAGTTAAAAGCTGGATTGATTTCACTTGCCATATGGGTCAGACGGTTTACCACCCATGCAATGAGAAACCGTGAAGATCTTGAGCCGCTCATTTCTGTAAATCGTCAAATCATGGAAGGTTTGATGATGTCAGAAAAGAATGCTAGAAAGCCAAAGGCGCAAGAACCCTATCAAAATTTCGCGCAAATGAGTGCGTAAGGTGATGAAAAATGCAGTTGTCAGCGAACAGTTCACTTCTTTGGTATAAATTGGCCAATGATCAGCGCGACTCACACATGAAATTGTTTGAAGCGCAGCCGACAACTGCACGAGATATCGAAAAATTCAAAGAGGAAATCGTCAACATAAAATCCGTTGATGATCTCATGAAAAACAGAACACTCCTTGGCGTTACACTTTCTGCATTTCAACTTGAATCCGAAATAGACAAGACAGCATTCGTCAAAAAGATGCTGACCGAGGACCCATCGGCTGACGATAGCTTGGTCAACAGGCTAGTTGAACCCAGATGGACAAAACTTGCCAATTCACTCTATGAACTAAACAGTAACCCTGATTTCTTTCTCAATGAGAAGAATGTTGAAGCACTTCTCGAAGGATACAAAACAAACGAATTTGAAAAGTTTGAAGGCCAAAACGCGGAAGGCGTTCGCGAGTCTATGTATTTCAAGCGTATCGCAGGCCAAGTAGAAGAAATTCCACAAATTCTTGCCGACAAAACCTTAATGCAGGTAGTTCGTGTTGGGTTGGGATTACCCGAAAGCTTCCTGTCTTTGGATTATGAGCAACAAAAAGCACGTTTGACAAAAGAAGTCGATCTTGAGGACTTCAAAGATCCCGCGAAAATTGACAAAATGATCGAACGATATCTGATTATGACCGAAGTCAACAACTCAGATGCAACTGCGAATCCTATGCTGTCACTTTTCCAACCCCTCAGCGGCGGCGGCACTGTGGGCCCTATGCCTGTGTCCTTGAATTTAAATGTGTAAATTTAGTTAGATTTTGTTAACCATAGCTCGATAGACTTCCGAAAGGGTTTCACGAAGGGCTGACTATGCAAAATCTCCAACGGATAGAAAAACTATCTCAAAGCGCCATAAAATCTTACAAGAAGAACAAAATAAAAGAAGCGCGTAAATCAGTATCAAAACTGTTAAGCTCTAAGCCTCCGAGCGCCTACCATTTGTTTCAAACTGGAATTGCGGCCTACAATGCCACTGATCTGGAAGCGGCGCTGAAGCTGCACAATAAGGCACTCGATTTCTCCAAAGGTACTTCATCAACTGAAGCTGATATAATCATGTCACGTGGTCTTATTCACATGGCCAACAATGATCTTGAAACAGCTTGTGATGATTTCACCAAAGCCCATGAAATTGATCCCAAAAATGCAAGAGTTCTGAACAACAGATCTTTGGCGCTCAGTAAATTACGGAAAGACGCAGAAGCGCTTGCCGATCTTGAAAAAGCGAACGCTTTAGACCCAACGAATTTAAATGCAGTGCTTAACTTGCTCAGGTTGCTTGTAAAACTTAAAAACACAGAAAAAGCCCTCCAATATGTTCAATCTTGTATGCCTATTCATGGAGAAAACGCAGATTTTCTGGTACTTGCTGGCAACATAAAGAGCGAACAAAATCCACTAGAAGCTTTAACTCTCATTAGAAAAGCCGCCCACAAAGAACCTAACTCCAGCTTTATCCTCAATAGTTATAGTGACGTTTTTGTGAGACTGGGTAATCTTCGAAATTTTGAGGGACTGGATAAAGATCTTCTACTCCTTCTGTCCAACGAAACTGTTGAATGGAAAAAAC
It includes:
- a CDS encoding flagellar biosynthesis repressor FlbT, with amino-acid sequence MSLKFRIPAGEKIIVNGAVITNTSSKAMHFSLENDASIMRERDILLPDQVTTPLHNVYMQVQMMYIEPQNHAEHYKAFQEAAQMAFISVEDDPTRNVIFEVVGLVGEKNFYNALKLLQRIMKD
- a CDS encoding flagellin, producing the protein MAFSVNTNSNAMAALRSLSATQNNITSIQAQIQSGLKIGGATDDPSTFVISQGMRGDIGSLKAVQEGLNFGQATVGMALAAATQISDQLTDLQAKVTQAENEGLDTAVLQSEADEMVSQIAGIVSSAEFNGINLLDNGGTTSGLNVLSGLSGSTLSIAEQNATTTGLGIAGLDLTGSYARIETSDAFNPAESNTFTITIQDGANADVETHIFELTGDGNALTSAPDESNAVPVYVHAVDVDFTANTGDSGQAIIGKLADVMREEGFTVTINEDGSFDISNGGQELNVATTVAAGTTINIDQAGTALADIDAAKTSIGTIMTTLGTYANRLESQAEFTQILTDKLEEGLGILVDANLAEVSAKLQSEQTKEQLGIQSLSIANAASQSILGLFR
- a CDS encoding flagellar biosynthesis regulator FlaF is translated as MYVDVYKKSSLANESKRAIEYRIFAEITGELTKANDEGAAPQSRINALFRNSQLWLTLEADLVSSENKLDHELKAGLISLAIWVRRFTTHAMRNREDLEPLISVNRQIMEGLMMSEKNARKPKAQEPYQNFAQMSA
- a CDS encoding DUF1217 domain-containing protein: MQLSANSSLLWYKLANDQRDSHMKLFEAQPTTARDIEKFKEEIVNIKSVDDLMKNRTLLGVTLSAFQLESEIDKTAFVKKMLTEDPSADDSLVNRLVEPRWTKLANSLYELNSNPDFFLNEKNVEALLEGYKTNEFEKFEGQNAEGVRESMYFKRIAGQVEEIPQILADKTLMQVVRVGLGLPESFLSLDYEQQKARLTKEVDLEDFKDPAKIDKMIERYLIMTEVNNSDATANPMLSLFQPLSGGGTVGPMPVSLNLNV